A genomic stretch from Lathyrus oleraceus cultivar Zhongwan6 chromosome 2, CAAS_Psat_ZW6_1.0, whole genome shotgun sequence includes:
- the LOC127122606 gene encoding uncharacterized protein LOC127122606, whose product MHAYAKFMKELLSGKRNLKHDENIGLVEECSAIIQRKVPPKLTDPCRFTIPCYIVSLTIGHALCDLVASINLMPLSIMMKLNYDEPKPTRMTLTLADRSIIYPYGVLEDVLVKVDGLLFPTDFVTTGKSLIGVALRELILRFNDEKIVINVFEAIKHHKENPQCYHINMIKERPKKLKKCC is encoded by the coding sequence ATGCATGCTTATGCAAAATTTATGAAAGAGCTCTTATCAGGAAAACGTAACTTGAAACATGATGAAAACATCGGTTTGGTGGAAGAGTGCAGTGCTATCATTCAGAGGAAGGTTCCACCCAAACTCACTGATCCATGCAGGTTTACTATCCCTTGTTACATTGTTTCACTGACTATTGGACATGCTTTATGTGATTTAGTAGCTAGCATCAACTTGATGCCACTATCAATAATGATGAAGTTGAATTATGATGAACCAAAGCCAACACGAATGACCTTGACACTAGCTGACCGTTCTATCATATATCCTTATGGGGTTCTTGAAGATGTCCTTGTTAAGGTTGATGGTTTATTGTTCCCAACTGATTTTGTAACAACAGGTAAATCTCTCATTGGCGTAGCACTGAGAGAATTAATATTGAGGTTTAACGATGAAAAAATTGTCATCAACGTGTTTGAAGCAATAAAACACCACAAAGAAAATCCTCAGTGTTACCATATAAACATGATAAAAGAAAGACCGAAAAAGCTCAAGAAGTGTTGTTAA